A window of the Mus musculus strain C57BL/6J chromosome 18, GRCm38.p6 C57BL/6J genome harbors these coding sequences:
- the Atg12 gene encoding ubiquitin-like protein ATG12 — protein MSEDSEVVLQLPSAPVGAGGESLPELSPETATPEPPSSAAVSPGTEEPPGDTKKKIDILLKAVGDTPIMKTKKWAVERTRTIQGLIDFIKKFLKLVASEQLFIYVNQSFAPSPDQEVGTLYECFGSDGKLVLHYCKSQAWG, from the exons ATGTCGGAAGATTCAGAGGTTGTGCTGCAGCTCCCCTCGGCTCCTGTAGGAGCCGGCGGCGAGAGCCTTCCAGAGCTCTCCCCGGAAACAGCCACCCCAGAGCCCCCGTCCTCGGCTGCAGTTTCGCCCGGAACGGAGGAACCTCCCGGAGACACCAAGAAAAAAA ttgacatCCTGCTGAAGGCTGTAGGAGACACTCCtataatgaaaacaaagaaatgggCTGTGGAGCGAACCCGGACCATCCAAGGACTCATTGACTTCATCAAAAAGTTCCTTAAACTGGTGGCCTCGGAACAGTTG TTTATTTATGTGAATCAGTCCTTTGCCCCTTCCCCAGACCAAGAAGTTGGAACTCTATATGAG tGTTTTGGCAGTGATGGTAAACTGGTCCTGCATTACTGCAAATCCCAGGCATGGGGATGA
- the Atg12 gene encoding ubiquitin-like protein ATG12 isoform X1 — translation MSEDSEVVLQLPSAPVGAGGESLPELSPETATPEPPSSAAVSPGTEEPPGDTKKKIYLCESVLCPFPRPRSWNSI, via the exons ATGTCGGAAGATTCAGAGGTTGTGCTGCAGCTCCCCTCGGCTCCTGTAGGAGCCGGCGGCGAGAGCCTTCCAGAGCTCTCCCCGGAAACAGCCACCCCAGAGCCCCCGTCCTCGGCTGCAGTTTCGCCCGGAACGGAGGAACCTCCCGGAGACACCAAGAAAAAAA TTTATTTATGTGAATCAGTCCTTTGCCCCTTCCCCAGACCAAGAAGTTGGAACTCTATATGA